One Lucilia cuprina isolate Lc7/37 chromosome 4, ASM2204524v1, whole genome shotgun sequence DNA segment encodes these proteins:
- the LOC111687213 gene encoding programmed cell death protein 2-like, with product MAKNKSTVYLGYDDEEITEKHVSLLNSTLNKIGGTADWPNGEIKIPPCPLCGTARPLIVQLYAPLEMSQFHRTLYVFACLNPVCSQNTKSWLCVRTQHLDTPSEHCDIMKVVAASAKTSSSASGGVGGGGKQKKKSKEQKQQTGKISWCAGTDDWGEETAVVEQTIEQMDTEADEPQESNEENGNVINNKNVNLPLANHQLESDEGEDEDDVLIHEEDDEDESNSMDNDLLMSFNQIDLRAGQNLAEDPNANCAAGEIAAAASVEKEGNYACSGASATICAEIEGPENDVVLVETPQKPERDLIALLKHTPTPASLGPLAKLSDLTLKPYFIAVDVEANVTAKEYEQYGGSLSAEHIRELYQEYKKQDESAHSPNSGVAAGGSSGVGGVGTPAEDQEGYEKALPAHGDLMFHHFLSTIQQNPGQILRYSRDTLPLLISPLQEPTPKCPNCNGDTICEVQILSTLIPKLKMLQNNENAPLEYGNVLVFTCLKSCWDTPDKMRYEKVIVQVEK from the exons atGGCAAAAAATAAGAGCACAGTTTATCTGGGCTATGATGATGAGGAGATCACTGAAAAACATGTATCCCTTTTGAATagtacattaaataaaattggaggAACAGCG GATTGGCCAAACGGTGAAATAAAAATACCCCCTTGTCCTTTATGTGGCACAGCTCGTCCATTGATTGTACAACTATATGCACCATTGGAAATGTCGCAATTCCATCGTACGCTGTACGTATTTGCTTGTTTGAATCCGGTGTGTTCGCAGAACACAAAAAGTTGGTTATGTGTAAGAACCCAACACTTGGATACACCATCTGAACACTGTGATATTATGAAAGTAGTGGCTGCGTCAGCTAAAACATCGTCATCGGCCAGTGGTGGCGTTGGTGGTGGtggtaaacaaaagaaaaagagtAAAGAACAAAAGCAGCAAACGGGTAAAATATCCTGGTGTGCGGGTACCGATGACTGGGGTGAAGAGACTGCTGTAGTTGAGCAAACTATAGAGCAAATGGACACGGAAGCAGATGAACCCCAAGAGTCGAATGAGGAAAATGGTAAcgttattaataacaaaaatgtcaATTTACCTTTAGCCAACCACCAATTGGAGTCCGATGAGGGAGAGGATGAAGATGATGTTTTAATCCATGAAGAAGATGATGAAGATGAAAGCAATTCCATGGACAATGACCTTTTAATGAGTTTCAATCAAATCGATTTAAGAGCTGGTCAAAACTTAGCTGAAGATCCAAATGCCAATTGTGCAGCAGGAGAAATAGCAGCCGCAGCTTCTGTGGAAAAGGAGGGTAATTATGCTTGTAGTGGTGCTTCTGCTACTATATGTGCTGAAATCGAAGGTCCCGAGAATGATGTTGTTCTAGTCGAAACTCCTCAAAAGCCTGAACGTGATCTAATAGCCTTATTAAAGCATACTCCTACGCCAGCGTCGTTGGGACCTTTAGCTAAATTATCGGATTTAACACTTAAACCCTATTTTATAGCCGTGGATGTGGAGGCAAATGTGACAGCTAAAGAGTATGAGCAATATGGTGGTTCTTTGTCTGCCGAACATATACGTGAATTATATCAGGAATATAAGAAACAAGATGAATCTGCCCATTCACCTAATAGCGGAGTCGCTGCTGGTGGCAGCAGTGGTGTAGGTGGAGTTGGAACACCTGCTGAGGATCAGGAGGGTTATGAAAAGGCCTTACCGGCTCATGGTGATCTTATGTTTCATCACTTTTTAAGCACCATTCAACAAAATCCCGGACAAATCTTAAG ATACTCTCGTGATACTTTACCACTTCTAATTTCGCCTCTACAAGAGCCCACACCAAAATGTCCCAATTGCAATGGTGATACTATATGTGAAGTCCAGATCCTATCTACACTAAtaccaaaattaaaaatgttgcaaaataatgaaaatgccCCTTTAGAATATGGCAACGTATTGGTTTTCACCTGCTTGAAAAGTTGTTGGGATACACCCGATAAAATGCGCTATGAAAAGGTTATAGTACaagttgaaaaataa
- the LOC111687214 gene encoding F-box only protein 9 has product MSSGAGEGGEGVSDDSLESSLSAFQTMPNDFRSALDDFRNNWQRELQQKQQPKPNTNEETAEQQPPLTADELQETADVIAPLVNDEQAEQQALAKNLFHKAVELEQSGKVYDAIPFYRKAVQIEPNIEFKYYEHQKLKSNVQNPIKVVLNTTSPPESNEGLLEEDLPDDLYEKFQLDLSHNQHGQLIQSSRDSGIITTEMHISELPPELLIYILRWVVSNQLDMRSLEQCAAVCKGMYILARDEELWKSACVKVWGHNVGTLTHTSGEDEKSSIGDGLCPVIPRYSTWRQMFIERERVLFNGCYISKTTYLRMGENSFQDQYYRPVQLVEYYRYIRFLPDGTVLMMTSSDEPSQGVTKLKNLHQLRPDILKGQYRLFGSTLSIVVSKQQGKFITNPTTTAGGYTRHNRRGSMAYDEGTFNSTKYCIEFRILNKSKRKFAQLMWLHYSVIQIRNKHETTSEFELTPSKYPPLWFSPVRSYHLDADAPLA; this is encoded by the exons ATGTCGTCGGGTGCCGGTGAGGGTGGCGAAGGTGTATCTGATGATTCTTTAGAATCTTCCTTATCTGCCTTCCAAACAATGCCCAATGATTTTCGTTCAGCTTTGGATGATTTTCGCAACAATTGGCAAAGAGAATtacaacagaaacaacaacCTAAGCCTAACACTAATGAAGAAACCGCTGAACAGCAGCCACCTCTAACGGCCGATGAGCTGCAAGAAACTGCAGATGTTATAGCGCCGCTTGTTAATGATGAACAGGCCGAGCAGCAGGCATTAGCTAAAAATCTCTTCCACAAGGCCGTAGAACTGGAACAAAGTGGCAAAGTATATGATGCTATACCCTTCTACCGTAAGGCCGTACAAATTGAACCCAATATAGAGTTTAAGTACTATGAAcatcaaaaacttaaaagtaaCGTACAAAACCCAATTAAAGTGGTTTTAAATACCACCTCGCCTCCAGAGTCTAATGAAGGTTTATTGGAAGAGGATTTACCAGATGATTTATATGAGAAATTTCAATTAGATTTATCACACAATCAGCATGGTCAACTAATACAGAGTAGTCGTGATTCTGGTATCATTACGACAGAAATGCATATTTCAGAATTGCCACCGGAattgttaatatatatattacgtTGGGTTGTTTCCAATCAGCTGGATATGCGTTCGTTGGAACAGTGTGCCGCGGTATGTAAGGGCATGTACATACTGGCCAGGGATGAAGAGTTGTGGAAGTCGGCATGTGTTAA agTTTGGGGCCACAATGTAGGCACTCTTACCCATACTTCTGGAGAAGATGAAAAATCTTCTATAGGCGATGGCCTTTGTCCCGTCATACCACGCTACTCAACATGGCGTCAAATGTTTATTGAACGTGAACGTGTTCTTTTCAATGGCTGCTACATTAGTAAAACTACTTACTTGCGTATGGGTGAAAATAGTTTCCAAGATCAATATTATCGTCCTGTACAGTTAGTTGAATACTATCGCTATATACGTTTTCTACCCGACGGCACCGTCCTAATGATGACCAGCTCCGATGAACCCTCCCAGGGTGTGACTAAACTTAAAAATCTACATCAATTGCGGCCGGATATTTTAAAGGGCCAATATCGTTTGTTTGGCTCAACTTTAAGTATTGTGGTTAGCAAGCAACAAggcaaatttataacaaatccTACCACTACTGCTGGTGGGTATACAAGACACAATAGGCGTGGCAGTATGGCATATGACGAGGGGACTTTTAATAGTACAAAATATTGTATAGAATTTCGTATATTGAATAAATCAAAGAGAAAGTTTGCACAGTTGATGTGGTTACATTATTCGGTGATACAGATTCGTAATAAACACGAAACAACTTCCGAATTTGAGTTAACCCCTTCCAAGTATCCACCGTTATGGTTTTCACCCGTACGCAGTTATCATTTAGATGCCGATGCTCCATTAGCTTAA
- the LOC111687215 gene encoding uncharacterized protein LOC111687215 → MTHHQNINVVKWFVNSKITTNVYLTTIATTTTKTTTTTIKPTLKIFIIFLLTIQINWLNCNALLLKCPLYQMHLQKIVGFRPPLEYLTERNLIYAPANNYKDRNRIARDGYSINDNQMENNTAANFETTVSSMCWRICNDDDACIAYVHLLDTHECYGYSYFERIDNYMAVGNELPLVADGEAIFYEKTCLRVPEMCKNRLWTLTKIPGNSLVFQGKKTISTLVTRRECAEKCLFEHEFSCLSASFAPSYRNNHERFNQDKSLAARQHQTTLGRCILSDKDKMIQPDAFRAAPYDEEYIENQCYERPVENDHCSYELYANSTFLYAESKISGLNQKECQSYCSHETRFYCQGVSFYYENDIQRSECLLHSEDIISMGPRSLKLRENSVYMRRVKCLDVQVVCTQDDMSIRYTPKDWFQGKMYVSMHSKECMIQGNGTKSTVLKLKIGNEAKENKCGILRAYEVTKEYRRIFISTLVVIQNNPNVQTQGDRLIKVGCIMSNVTLKETRKDDSVDIKLDVTEPKDNAYSNDDVTEDTMPNAIALESSLEFTQSFLPNEGSLHYNASDFHPMPKITLQIIDLAHDHQTNDVQIGQSLELQIVAEYTQQQLREFATLEMPPLPDFRATSLIAKTLDNQNFVHLLDARGCPTDASVFPGLERLRTPTRNILRARFHAFKFAGTSMVNFDVKIHFCTNRCPDDNCLSSTNNANWYPIITETPTRQKRQITNDQQLQQFKIQNPIYISTVMDVNDDLTDKENLEPLIENKTDVIPLNFNLNVRGPDNTNKNSFIYGERGILLIAGIDDQLHLDSICVNQSLLIALLIFWLIFQIILMFSCCYVIQKYKRLALMDDERRKIQESLEYLEGRRVHWADQGGYTL, encoded by the exons ATGACCCATCatcaaaatattaatgttgTTAAGTGGTTTGTAAATTCTAAAATcacaacaaatgtttatttaacaacaattgctacaacaactacaaaaacaacaacaacaacaataaaaccaacattaaaaatatttataatatttttattaacaatacaaataaattggTTAAATTGCA aTGCTCTGCTACTCAAATGTCCTCTATATCAAatgcatttacaaaaaattgttggTTTTCGACCACCACTCGAATATTTAACTGAACGTAATTTAATTTATGCACCAGCAAATAATTATAAAGATCGTAATCGAATAGCAAGAGATGGTTATTCTATAAACGATAATCAAATGGAAAATAATACAGCAGCAAATTTTGAAACTACAGTTAGTTCCATGTGCTGGAGAATTTGTAATGATGATGATGCCTGCATAGCCTATGTACATCTTTTGGATACACACGAATGTTACGGTTATTCGTATTTCGAAAGAATCGATAATTATATGGCAGTGGGCAATGAATTACCTTTAGTGGCTGATGGTGAAGCAATATTCTATGAAAAGACCTGTTTAAGAG TACCCGAAATGTGTAAGAATCGTTTGTGGACCTTGACAAAAATACCCGGAAATAGTTTAGTATTCCAGGGAAAGAAAACAATAAGCACTTTGGTCACGCGACGTGAATGTGCTGAGAAATGTTTATTTGAACACGAATTCTCATGTTTATCTGCATCGTTTGCTCCCTCCTATCGCAATAATCATGAACG ATTTAATCAGGATAAAAGTTTAGCAGCACGACAACATCAAACGACATTGGGTCGTTGTATCTTAAGTGATAAAGATAAAATGATACAACCAGATGCATTTCGAGCTGCGCCCTATGATGAGGAGTACATAGAGAATCAATGTTATGAGAGACCTGTAGAAAATGATCATTGCTCATATGAACTGTATGCAAATAGTACATTTTTGTATGCAGAGTCTAAAATATCGGGTCTAAATCAGAAGGAG TGTCAATCGTATTGTTCGCATGAGACTAGATTTTATTGTCAAGGAGTTTCATTTTACTATGAAAATGATATACAAAGATCAGAATGTCTATTGCACTCGGAAGACATTATATCGATGGGTCCAAGAAGTTTAAAACTAAGAGAGAATTCGGTCTACATGAGAAGAGTAAAATGTTTAGATG tacAAGTTGTTTGCACTCAAGACGATATGTCGATACGTTATACACCTAAAGATTGGTTTCAGGGGAAAATGTATGTTAGCATGCATTCAAAAGAGTGTATGATTCAAGGAAATGGTACTAAAAGTACGGTGCTAAAATTGAAAATCGGTAATGAAgccaaagaaaataaatgtggTATACTAAGAGCTTATGAAGTAACTAAAGAATATAGaag AATTTTCATTTCAACTTTGGTGGTTATACAAAATAATCCCAATGTACAAACCCAGGGAGATCGTCTAATAAAAGTTGGTTGCATTATGAGTAATGTTACTTTAAAGGAAACACGTAAAGACGATAGTGTGGATATTAAGTTAGATGTAACTGAACCAAAGGATAATGCTTATTCCAATGATGACGTTACGGAAGATACAATGCCCAATGCCATAGCTCTAGAATCTTCTTTGGAATTTACTCAAAG TTTTTTGCCTAATGAAGGTTCTTTACATTACAATGCCAGCGATTTTCACCCAATGCCCAAGATAACTTTACAAATTATAGATTTAGCTCATGATCATCAAACCAACGATGTTCAAATTGGTCAAAGTTTAGAATTACAAATAGTGGCAGAATATACACAACAGCAACTGAGAGAATTTGCAACACTCGAAATGCCACCACTACCAGATTTTAGAGCCACTTCCCTGATAGCCAAAACATTAGATAATCAAAACTTTGTACATTTATTAGATGCCCGCGGTTGTCCCACAGATGCTAGTGTCTTTCCAGGTTTAGAACGTTTACGTACGCCAACGCGTAATATATTGAGAGCTAGATTTCATGCCTTTAAGTTTGCCGGCACATCTATGGTTAACTTTGatgttaaaatacatttttgtactaATCGCTGTCCAGATGATAATTGTCTAAGTTCTACCAATAATGCCAATTGGTATCCTATTATAACGGAAACTCCCACTAGACAGAAAAGACAAATTACCAACGATCAGCAAttgcaacaatttaaaatacaaaatcctATATACATATCGACCGTAATGGATGTTAATGATGATTTAACAgacaaagaaaatttagaacCATTAATAGAGAATAAAACCGATGTTATaccattaaatttcaatttaaatgtaaGAGGACCagataatacaaataaaaatagttttatttatggtGAACGAGGTATACTCCTAATTGCTGGTATAG ATGATCAACTACATTTGGACAGCATTTGTGTTAATCAAAGTCTTCTAATAGCTTTACTAATATTTTGgcttatatttcaaataattttaatgtttagctGTTGTTAtgtcatacaaaaatataaacgtTTAGCTTTGATGGACGATGAAAGGCGTAAGATTCAAGAAAGTTTAGAATATTTAGAAGGTAGACGTGTACACTGGGCTGATCAGGGTGGTTATACACTGTAG
- the LOC111687218 gene encoding ubiquitin-like domain-containing CTD phosphatase 1 — MSSDIKEITIVVKWSAKEYPITDLTNQDTVAVLRHEIFKKTQVRPERQKLLNLKYKGKLAEDSLKLGNLELKPNFKLMMVGSTEADIEDACQKPEDLGEIIDDLDENETEEETVENSSIYLAKVEKRIKEYKITELNPPRPDKHLLVLDIDYTLFDHRSSAESGAELMRPYLHEFLTCAYEYYDIVIWSATGMRWIEEKMRLLGVSTHANYKIMFYLDSNAMISVHTPDRGVIDVKPLGVIWGLYPQYSAANTIMFDDIRRNFLMNPRSGLRIRPFRQAHLNRSTDKELLKLSKYLKDIALNCKDFTKLNHRKWEHYDPRK; from the exons atgagtagtgatattaaagaaataacaataGTGGTTAAATGGAGTGCAAAGGAATATCCCATAACAGATTTGACCAATCAAGATACAGTGGCTGTGCTGCGGcatgaaatctttaaaaagacACAAGTGCGTCCGGAGcgccaaaaacttttaaatttaaagtacaaAG GCAAACTTGCAGAAGACTCTTTAAAATTGGgtaatttagaattaaaaccaaattttaaattaatgatggTCGGTTCCACGGAGGCTGATATTGAGGATGCCTGTCAAAAGCCCGAAGATTTGGGCGAAATAATCGATGATTTAGATGAGAATGAAACCGAAGAGGAGACTGTGGAGAATTCTTCAATATATTTGGCTAAAGTAGAGAAACGCATTAAAGAGTATAAAATAACAGAGTTAAATCCTCCTAGACCAGATAAGCATTTATTAGTACTTGACATTGATTACACACTGTTCGATCATCGTTCGTCGGCAGAATCGGGTGCGGAGCTTATGCGTCCATACTTACATGAATTCCTAACATGTGCCTACGAGTACTATGACATAGTTATATGGTCTGCCACTGGCATGCGTTGGATTGAGGAGAAAATGCGTCTACTTGGTGTAAGTACACATGccaattataaaataatgttttatctGGACTCCAATGCCATGATATCGGTTCATACACCCGACAGAGGTGTTATAGACGTTAAACCTTTGGGTGTTATATGGGGTCTGTATCCTCAGTATTCAGCAGCCAATACCATAATGTTTGACGACATACGTCGTAATTTCCTAATGAATCCTCGATCTGGTCTACGTATAAGACCATTTCGTCAGGCGCATTTAAATCGTAGCACCGATAAAGAACTACTTAAACTTTCCAAGTATTTAAAAGATATAGCTTTGAATTGCAAAGATTTTACCAAGCTTAATCATCGTAAATGGGAACATTATGATCCGCGTAAATAA
- the LOC111687221 gene encoding uncharacterized protein LOC111687221 yields MPRKVNKKFFISFTFNSRKKMPTSLTTSDLQLDEETAASNIGVVIKRKLKKTTQMVDEALIELHTAKGVTIKQIYSFILNNYNLESLSHARVGLIKKHIIALRESNDIINKTGRGFIGHLKLVDKKEFIKKLKTNMQLAKERYNANKRLAKQNSESNTTNKTKRLKNTSAKRNYKKASLNTELIAPPVIPRQVTPPLPVVNNVSMFDTPMLPTQVHASTPFIRVGYIPPAPAVTQTENRKRPAADELGTPRTSLPGKKRRLLKRFE; encoded by the exons ATGCCaagaaaagtaaataagaaattctttataagttttacatttaattCGCGCAAAAAAATGCCAACTTCTTTAACAACCTCGGATCTGCAATTGGATGAAGAAACAGCAGCATCAAATATAGGTGtggtaattaaaagaaaattaaagaaaaccacTCAGATGGTAGATGAGGCATTAATTGAATTACATACGGCAAAAG GCGTTACTATAAAACAGATCTATAGTTTTATATTGAACAATTACAATCTGGAATCATTATCCCATGCTAGGGTAGGCCTCatcaaaaaacatataatagcTTTAAGAGAATCTAacgatataataaataaaacaggaCGAGGATTTATAGGCCACTTAAAATTGGTGGATAAGAAAGAGTTTATAAAGAAGCTTAAAACAAATATGCAACTAGCTAAAGAGCGTTATAATGCTAACAAGAGATTAGCTAAACAAAACAGTGAatcaaatacaacaaataaaactaaaagattaaaaaataccAGCGCTAAGAGAAACTATAAGAAAGCATCTCTTAATACAGAACTAATCGCTCCACCGGTGATACCCAGACAAGTTACACCACCTTTACCGGTTGTTAACAATGTTTCAATGTTTGATACACCCATGTTACCAACACAGGTACATGCTTCAACACCTTTTATTCGAGTAGGATATATACCGCCGGCTCCTGCAGTAACACAAACGGAAAATAGAAAAAGACCCGCTGCAGATGAGTTGGGTACACCGCGAACTTCTCTGCCGGGTAAAAAGCGTAGATTATTAAAACgctttgaataa